Proteins found in one Agaribacterium sp. ZY112 genomic segment:
- the mutM gene encoding bifunctional DNA-formamidopyrimidine glycosylase/DNA-(apurinic or apyrimidinic site) lyase translates to MPELPEVETTKAGVAPYCEGKKLSKLIVRNPNLRWPVPDDLTLKIEGKKLLDLSRRGKYLLFRFNNGTALLHLGMSGNLRVMPTGAESGKHDHVDLCFGKQCLRLNDPRRFGCLLWTEEDVTQHPLIQHLGPEPLTDAFDAAYLYHKSRKRSQALKSFLMDSKTVVGVGNIYANEALFKAGLHPLKPAGKLSKAKAELLVEQIKLTLAEAIKQGGTTLKDFVGGDGKPGYFAQKLKVYGRGGEPCVVCSKPLTEKQISARATVYCTHCQK, encoded by the coding sequence ATGCCTGAATTACCCGAAGTAGAAACCACCAAAGCTGGAGTCGCCCCGTATTGTGAGGGCAAGAAACTCAGCAAGCTGATCGTAAGAAACCCAAACTTACGCTGGCCCGTGCCTGACGATCTCACCTTGAAGATCGAAGGAAAGAAACTGCTCGACCTAAGCCGCCGAGGCAAATACCTGCTGTTCCGATTCAATAACGGCACTGCCCTGCTTCACCTTGGCATGAGCGGCAACTTAAGAGTTATGCCAACCGGGGCCGAATCAGGTAAACACGACCACGTCGACCTCTGCTTTGGCAAACAGTGCCTGCGCCTCAACGACCCGCGCCGCTTTGGCTGCCTGCTTTGGACCGAAGAAGACGTTACACAACACCCCTTAATCCAACACCTCGGCCCTGAGCCGCTCACAGACGCGTTTGACGCCGCCTACCTATACCACAAGAGCCGCAAGCGCAGCCAAGCCCTTAAAAGCTTTTTAATGGACAGCAAAACCGTTGTTGGTGTGGGTAATATTTACGCCAACGAAGCCCTTTTTAAAGCCGGCCTACACCCGCTTAAGCCAGCAGGAAAACTCAGCAAAGCCAAAGCTGAGCTACTCGTAGAACAAATAAAACTGACCTTGGCTGAGGCCATTAAGCAAGGCGGAACAACATTAAAAGACTTTGTTGGCGGGGATGGTAAACCGGGATACTTTGCACAGAAGCTCAAAGTGTATGGACGAGGGGGCGAGCCCTGTGTCGTTTGCAGCAAACCTTTAACGGAGAAGCAGATCTCGGCGAGAGCAACCGTCTACTGCACCCACTGTCAAAAGTAG
- the coaBC gene encoding bifunctional phosphopantothenoylcysteine decarboxylase/phosphopantothenate--cysteine ligase CoaBC, with protein MSSLTNKRILLGVCGGIAAYKSAELIRKLQIRGADVRVVMTPAAKAFITPLTLQALSGHSVRDSLLDPDAEGGMGHIELARWADLILVAPATADFISKLAIGEGSDLLSTLCLASPALLALAPAMNQQMWAAQITQENVSLLEQRGAALCGPAAGEQACGDVGPGRMLEPEELAVKAEALFECAELSGKTVVITAGPTREPIDPVRYISNHSSGKMGYALAEAAVEAGAKVYLITGPCQLAGPERVSVEQVETAAQMHKSALALAAKADVFIGAAAVADYRIATPAKEKIKKTDNTLTLELTKNPDIISDVASLEQSPFVVGFAAETNHVVEHAREKRLRKNLDLIIANDVSDQSIGFNSDDNAVTLIAESGEQVLGRRNKRLLARDIIQHIAAVLS; from the coding sequence ATGTCTTCGTTGACCAATAAACGCATATTGCTTGGTGTCTGTGGCGGTATTGCGGCGTACAAGAGCGCAGAGTTAATTCGTAAACTGCAAATACGCGGTGCAGATGTCCGTGTTGTCATGACTCCGGCAGCCAAAGCTTTTATTACACCTTTGACCTTACAAGCTCTAAGCGGGCACAGTGTGCGAGACAGCTTATTGGATCCAGATGCCGAAGGTGGTATGGGGCATATTGAACTGGCCCGCTGGGCAGATCTCATCTTAGTTGCACCCGCGACAGCTGACTTTATAAGCAAGTTGGCTATAGGTGAAGGCAGTGACCTGTTAAGTACCCTTTGTTTAGCATCTCCTGCTTTACTCGCTTTAGCTCCTGCGATGAATCAGCAGATGTGGGCAGCGCAAATAACCCAAGAGAATGTGTCCTTGCTAGAGCAGCGTGGGGCCGCGCTATGTGGGCCTGCGGCTGGTGAACAAGCCTGTGGTGATGTGGGGCCTGGTCGAATGCTAGAGCCCGAAGAGCTAGCCGTAAAAGCTGAGGCCTTATTTGAATGCGCCGAGCTGAGTGGTAAAACTGTAGTGATTACCGCAGGGCCGACTCGTGAGCCTATTGATCCTGTGCGTTATATCAGTAATCACAGTTCTGGAAAAATGGGCTATGCCTTAGCTGAAGCGGCAGTAGAAGCAGGTGCCAAAGTGTACTTGATTACCGGCCCTTGCCAGCTTGCAGGGCCTGAGCGTGTGTCTGTGGAGCAAGTGGAAACAGCAGCGCAGATGCATAAGAGTGCCTTAGCTCTGGCAGCCAAGGCCGATGTTTTTATTGGCGCAGCTGCAGTTGCAGATTATCGAATTGCGACACCTGCGAAGGAAAAAATCAAAAAAACCGACAATACTTTAACTTTAGAGCTAACTAAGAACCCTGACATCATCAGCGATGTAGCAAGCTTAGAGCAGAGCCCCTTTGTGGTTGGTTTTGCTGCAGAGACTAACCATGTTGTTGAGCATGCTCGCGAAAAGCGTCTGCGCAAGAATCTGGATTTGATCATCGCCAATGATGTATCGGATCAGAGCATCGGCTTTAATAGCGATGACAATGCGGTGACGCTGATAGCTGAGTCCGGTGAGCAGGTGTTAGGGCGAAG
- the radC gene encoding DNA repair protein RadC: MAISDWPASERPREKLISQGATALSDAELLAIFLRTGCAGLSAVELARSLLLRFGSLRALLESSRNDFCSAKGLGLAKYSQLQAVLEMSRRHLAEHLQRDDCLNSSEAVKRFLSAKLRHQCSEVFAVLFLDSQHRLIEYEELFNGTIDGAGVYPREVVKAALAHNCAAVIFAHNHPSGIAEPSQSDQRITERLRQALALVDINTLDHIIVGEGSCLSFAERGLL; encoded by the coding sequence ATGGCTATATCAGACTGGCCCGCCAGCGAGCGGCCGCGCGAAAAACTCATCAGCCAGGGCGCGACAGCTCTGAGCGACGCCGAATTACTCGCCATCTTTTTACGCACCGGCTGCGCAGGCTTAAGCGCCGTAGAGCTCGCTCGCAGTTTGCTTTTACGTTTTGGCAGCCTGCGCGCCTTATTAGAAAGCTCACGCAACGACTTCTGCTCAGCCAAAGGACTTGGGCTTGCAAAATACAGCCAACTTCAAGCAGTGCTTGAAATGAGCCGACGCCACTTAGCCGAGCACTTACAGCGCGATGACTGCCTCAATTCAAGCGAGGCCGTAAAACGCTTTCTTAGTGCAAAACTACGCCATCAGTGCTCCGAAGTTTTTGCCGTGCTTTTCTTAGACAGCCAGCATCGACTGATCGAATACGAAGAGCTATTTAACGGCACGATTGATGGCGCAGGTGTTTACCCCCGCGAAGTCGTCAAGGCTGCCCTTGCTCATAACTGCGCTGCCGTTATTTTTGCCCACAACCACCCCAGTGGCATCGCCGAACCAAGCCAAAGCGATCAACGGATTACTGAGCGTTTAAGACAGGCTCTCGCCTTAGTTGATATCAACACCCTCGATCACATCATTGTGGGCGAAGGCAGTTGCCTTAGCTTTGCCGAGCGCGGATTATTATAA
- the rph gene encoding ribonuclease PH: MIRPSGRSADQLRDIRITRNFTCHAEGSVLVEFGQTKVICTASVEQGVPRFLKGKGQGWVTAEYGMLPRSTGSRMGREAARGKQGGRTVEIQRLIGRSLRAAIDLEALGENQIVIDCDVIQADGGTRTASITGASVALVDAIRYMQREKMISGDPLKRMIASVSVGIYKGEPVLDLDYPEDSDADTDMNIVMADDGGIIEIQGTAEQEPFSADDFAGMFALAKKGIQELNELQKAALAE, from the coding sequence ATGATTCGACCTAGTGGCCGCAGCGCCGATCAGCTTCGCGATATTCGTATTACCCGCAACTTTACTTGCCATGCCGAAGGTTCGGTATTGGTTGAGTTTGGTCAGACTAAAGTAATTTGTACCGCCAGTGTTGAGCAGGGTGTGCCGCGCTTTTTGAAGGGTAAAGGCCAAGGGTGGGTGACCGCCGAATACGGCATGTTGCCTCGTTCAACTGGGTCGCGCATGGGGCGTGAAGCCGCTCGCGGTAAGCAGGGTGGTCGCACCGTTGAGATTCAGCGCCTTATTGGTCGCTCTTTGCGTGCAGCGATAGATCTTGAAGCGCTTGGTGAGAACCAAATTGTGATCGACTGTGACGTGATTCAGGCCGATGGCGGCACACGTACGGCGTCTATTACTGGTGCTAGTGTGGCTTTGGTTGATGCCATTCGTTATATGCAGCGCGAGAAGATGATTTCTGGCGATCCTTTAAAGCGCATGATTGCTTCTGTTTCTGTTGGTATTTACAAAGGTGAGCCGGTGTTAGATCTGGATTACCCAGAGGATAGTGACGCAGATACAGATATGAATATTGTTATGGCGGATGACGGCGGCATTATTGAGATTCAGGGTACGGCTGAGCAAGAGCCTTTTTCAGCTGATGATTTTGCCGGAATGTTTGCCCTCGCCAAGAAAGGTATTCAGGAGCTGAATGAGCTGCAGAAAGCGGCGTTGGCTGAATAA
- the rpmB gene encoding 50S ribosomal protein L28: MSRVCQVTGKRPVTGNNVSHAKNHTKRRFLPNLHSHRFWVESEKRFVKLRVSSKGLRIIDKKGIDIVLAEMRSRGEKV, from the coding sequence ATGTCTAGAGTATGTCAAGTTACCGGTAAACGTCCGGTAACGGGTAACAACGTAAGTCACGCTAAGAACCACACTAAGCGTCGCTTCCTGCCTAACCTACACTCTCACCGTTTTTGGGTGGAGTCTGAGAAGCGTTTTGTTAAACTACGCGTTTCTTCTAAAGGTCTTCGCATTATCGATAAGAAAGGTATCGATATTGTTTTGGCTGAAATGCGCTCTCGCGGCGAAAAAGTTTAA
- the rpmG gene encoding 50S ribosomal protein L33: protein MRDKIRLNSTAGTGHFYTTDKNKRNMPGKFEIKKFDPVVRKHVVYKEGKIK from the coding sequence ATGCGCGATAAGATCCGTTTGAATTCAACAGCTGGTACTGGTCACTTCTACACAACTGACAAGAACAAGCGCAACATGCCTGGCAAATTCGAGATCAAAAAATTTGATCCTGTAGTTCGCAAGCACGTTGTTTATAAGGAAGGCAAAATCAAGTAA